In Maniola hyperantus chromosome 13, iAphHyp1.2, whole genome shotgun sequence, one genomic interval encodes:
- the RNaseZ gene encoding ribonuclease Z, mitochondrial isoform X3 codes for MPKPNSDRIAEAQRQRQTISKKSEKYGPSTVYLQVLGSGARGAPNTLYLFTDQKRYLFNCGEGTQRLAHEHKVKLSRLDHIFITNKTWRNIGGLPGLSLTLQDVGVPNITLHGPEGLDELYNATKRFVIMKEMSVKMAKCSSSEDFKDNVMTVKYVLMGPKGNIFQTDPKPAAKKPKLDDKTAAEFEEFIHDDTDYYRSRQATANSKNMNAKPKTKPHNNEKDYYKKKTEKVLEDLQKQHYSTVAYICTIKKRLGTLDLEKCVEFGVKPGPMLGQLKSGHDVVLPDGRLVLSKDVKTPDDPGPVFIVLEVPELSYLNESEFAAHFDSDKNPPENVPALVVHYTPPHVLQHPKYRAFMAKFGTSTRHLILNSQNSCLGSEAVHRTQHKLHLLDADMFPMLRDLSVPALWNPSPSLPQTDSPIRLKGLEELKNKIAAAQFQNLISAEGSCGGDAGVCAADSLAKLELIAGRTLTMFHLRPKKLLDRSAEPKLHIQDYLQETMNADGFVESLEKFRSLVDSMRYANSGAQKEYPKVVFLGTGSCIPSKTRNTSAIVVHVDETRSMLLDCGEGTFGQLVRFYGPKRVNTFLRSLRAIYVSHLHADHHIGLIGVLQARRQAFEELEEQTPITPLYLLAPGQIVTWLSIYDHQFEPIREEFTLIPNQSLLESNTESSNAELTSAVLASIGVQEIRTCLVSHCPNAFGVAIQVDLNYKLTYSGDTIPCEELVKIGKDSTLLIHEATMEDELADEARTKMHSTTSQAIAIGKQMGAKYTVLTHFSQRYARLPRLNSHILNDNNSVGISFDNMQITTSDLELLPHMYAPLQLMFAEHCVELELKAQNRARQKKRPISPSMPTSGSIRNYSTHTQTTDNETTTDTNKTIENRMTADNDMTIDNVITTDINMSTDSNDITDSSNDTLTDKIFATDSNENHRKNITDNNCVS; via the exons ATGCCGAAGCCCAATTCTGACAGGATAGCGGAGGCCCAACGCCAGCGTCAGACTATTTCAAAAAAGTCTGAAAAGTACGGCCCCAGTACAGTGTACCTACAGGTATTAGGTTCCGGTGCCAGAGGAGCTCCCAACACTTTGTATCTGTTCACGGATCAAAAGAG GTACTTGTTTAACTGCGGAGAGGGTACTCAGAGGCTAGCACATGAACACAAAGTCAAGTTGTCACGACTTGATCACATCTTCATTACAAACAAGACCTGGAGAAACATTGGTGGTTTACCAGGCCTCTCGCTCACACTTCAAGATGTTGGTGTACCAAATATCACATTGCATGGACCAGAAGGATTG GATGAATTGTACAATGCAACAAAAAGGTTTGTGATAATGAAGGAGATGAGTGTCAAAATGGCAAAGTGCAGCAGCTCTGAGGACTTTAAAGACAACGTGATGACTGTCAAATATGTACTTAT GGGTCCCAAAGGCAATATCTTCCAAACAGACCCCAAGCCAGCAGCAAAGAAGCCCAAACTAGATGATAAGACAGCAGCTGAGTTCGAGGAGTTTATACATGATGACACAGATTACTACAGGTCTCGCCAAGCAACAGCGAACAGCAAAAATATGAATGCTAAGCCTAAAACGAAACCTCATAACAACGAAAAGG ATTATTACAAGAAAAAGACTGAGAAAGTTCTGGAAGATCTACAAAAACAACATTACTCTACTGTTGCGTACATCTGTACTATTAAG AAACGCCTGGGTACTTTAGACCTGGAGAAATGCGTGGAATTTGGAGTGAAACCAGGCCCAATGTTAGGACAATTAAAGAGTGGCCATGACGTAGTGTTGCCGGACGGACGACTGGTGCTGTCCAAGGACGTGAAGACGCCAGACGACCCCGGACCAGTGTTTATCG TGCTAGAAGTGCCAGAGCTGTCGTACCTGAACGAGTCGGAGTTTGCGGCGCACTTCGACAGTGACAAAAACCCGCCTGAGAACGTGCCCGCTCTCGTCGTGCATTACACGCCGCCACATGTCCTACAACATCCCAA GTATCGTGCCTTCATGGCAAAGTTTGGCACTTCAACACGCCACCTGATCCTCAACTCACAGAACTCTTGCCTGGGCTCTGAAGCGGTGCACCGAACTCAGCACAAACTGCACCTGTTGGATGCGGACATGTTCCCTATGTTACGCGACTTGAGCGTGCCCGCTCTATGGAACCCTAGTCCGTCTTTGCCGCAGACTGATAGCCCTATACGATTGAAGGGGTTAGAGGAACTGAAGAATAAG ATCGCCGCGGCTCAGTTCCAGAACCTCATTAGTGCGGAGGGCTCGTGCGGTGGCGACGCGGGCGTTTGCGCCGCGGACTCGCTTGCCAAGCTCGAGCTGATCGCGGGTCGGACGCTCACGATGTTCCATTTGAGGCCGAAGAAGCTACTTGATAG ATCAGCGGAGCCGAAACTCCACATCCAAGACTACCTCCAAGAGACGATGAACGCGGACGGCTTCGTGGAGAGCTTGGAGAAGTTCCGTAGCCTGGTGGACAGCATGCGCTACGCGAACAGCGGCGCCCAGAAGGAGTACCCCAAGGTCGTGTTCCTGGGGACCGGCTCCTGTATACCCAGCAAGACGAGGAATACTAGCGCTATTGTGGTACATGTTGA TGAAACCCGGTCTATGCTGTTAGACTGTGGTGAAGGAACATTCGGGCAGCTGGTGCGTTTCTACGGCCCCAAGCGCGTCAACACGTTCCTGAGGTCGCTCAGGGCTATCTACGTGTCTCATCTCCACGCTGACCACCATATCG GTCTTATCGGAGTTCTGCAGGCTCGACGGCAGGCGTTCGAAGAGTTAGAAGAGCAGACGCCAATAACACCGCTGTATCTTCTGGCTCCTGGTCAGATAGTCACGTGGCTCTCCATATACGACCACCAGTTCGAGCCCATCCGGGAAGAGTTCACCCTTATACCCAACCAGAGTTTG CTGGAGTCAAACACTGAATCCTCAAACGCAGAGCTAACGTCAGCAGTGTTAGCTAGTATAGGGGTGCAGGAAATACGCACGTGTCTGGTCTCGCACTGTCCTAACGCCTTCGGGGTTGCTATTCAGGTGGACCTCAATTACAAGCTCACTTACTCCGGCGATACTATACCTTGTGAAGAACTCGTTAAAATTG GTAAAGATTCCACCCTCTTGATTCACGAAGCGACGATGGAGGACGAATTGGCAGACGAGGCACGAACCAAAATGCACTCCACCACGTCACAGGCCATTGCCATTGGAAAGCAGATGGGCGCCAAATACACAGTCCTGACGCACTTCAGCCAAAGATACGCGAGGCTTCCGCGACTCAATTCCCACATTCTGAACGATAATAACAGCGTTGGGATTTCATTCGATAATATGCAG ATAACAACCAGCGACCTTGAGCTCCTCCCGCATATGTACGCGCCATTACAACTGATGTTCGCTGAACATTGCGTCGAGTTGGAACTGAAGGCGCAGAACCGCGCGCGGCAAAAGAAACGGCCAATTTCTCCTAGCATGCCCACTTCCGGTAGCATTCGAAACTATTCCACGCACACACAAACCACAGACAACGAAACGACTACAGATACTAACAAAACCATAGAAAATAGAATGACCGCAGACAATGACATGACCATAGACAATGTAATAACCACAGACATAAACATGAGCACAGATTCAAATGACATCACAGACAGTTCAAATGATACTCTCACAGATAAAATATTTGCAACAGATTCAAAcgaaaatcatagaaaaaataTTACAGATAATAATTGTGTTAGCTAG
- the RNaseZ gene encoding ribonuclease Z, mitochondrial isoform X1, whose product MYGKLSLFSRVVRIHSVRYYKKDTKKLLEFLASMPKPNSDRIAEAQRQRQTISKKSEKYGPSTVYLQVLGSGARGAPNTLYLFTDQKRYLFNCGEGTQRLAHEHKVKLSRLDHIFITNKTWRNIGGLPGLSLTLQDVGVPNITLHGPEGLDELYNATKRFVIMKEMSVKMAKCSSSEDFKDNVMTVKYVLMGPKGNIFQTDPKPAAKKPKLDDKTAAEFEEFIHDDTDYYRSRQATANSKNMNAKPKTKPHNNEKDYYKKKTEKVLEDLQKQHYSTVAYICTIKKRLGTLDLEKCVEFGVKPGPMLGQLKSGHDVVLPDGRLVLSKDVKTPDDPGPVFIVLEVPELSYLNESEFAAHFDSDKNPPENVPALVVHYTPPHVLQHPKYRAFMAKFGTSTRHLILNSQNSCLGSEAVHRTQHKLHLLDADMFPMLRDLSVPALWNPSPSLPQTDSPIRLKGLEELKNKIAAAQFQNLISAEGSCGGDAGVCAADSLAKLELIAGRTLTMFHLRPKKLLDRSAEPKLHIQDYLQETMNADGFVESLEKFRSLVDSMRYANSGAQKEYPKVVFLGTGSCIPSKTRNTSAIVVHVDETRSMLLDCGEGTFGQLVRFYGPKRVNTFLRSLRAIYVSHLHADHHIGLIGVLQARRQAFEELEEQTPITPLYLLAPGQIVTWLSIYDHQFEPIREEFTLIPNQSLLESNTESSNAELTSAVLASIGVQEIRTCLVSHCPNAFGVAIQVDLNYKLTYSGDTIPCEELVKIGKDSTLLIHEATMEDELADEARTKMHSTTSQAIAIGKQMGAKYTVLTHFSQRYARLPRLNSHILNDNNSVGISFDNMQITTSDLELLPHMYAPLQLMFAEHCVELELKAQNRARQKKRPISPSMPTSGSIRNYSTHTQTTDNETTTDTNKTIENRMTADNDMTIDNVITTDINMSTDSNDITDSSNDTLTDKIFATDSNENHRKNITDNNCVS is encoded by the exons ATGTACGGTAAACTTAGTCTATTTAGCAGAGTAGTTAGAATACATAGCGTGCGCTATTACAAAAAAGACACTAAGAAGCTGTTGGAATTTCTAGCCAGTATGCCGAAGCCCAATTCTGACAGGATAGCGGAGGCCCAACGCCAGCGTCAGACTATTTCAAAAAAGTCTGAAAAGTACGGCCCCAGTACAGTGTACCTACAGGTATTAGGTTCCGGTGCCAGAGGAGCTCCCAACACTTTGTATCTGTTCACGGATCAAAAGAG GTACTTGTTTAACTGCGGAGAGGGTACTCAGAGGCTAGCACATGAACACAAAGTCAAGTTGTCACGACTTGATCACATCTTCATTACAAACAAGACCTGGAGAAACATTGGTGGTTTACCAGGCCTCTCGCTCACACTTCAAGATGTTGGTGTACCAAATATCACATTGCATGGACCAGAAGGATTG GATGAATTGTACAATGCAACAAAAAGGTTTGTGATAATGAAGGAGATGAGTGTCAAAATGGCAAAGTGCAGCAGCTCTGAGGACTTTAAAGACAACGTGATGACTGTCAAATATGTACTTAT GGGTCCCAAAGGCAATATCTTCCAAACAGACCCCAAGCCAGCAGCAAAGAAGCCCAAACTAGATGATAAGACAGCAGCTGAGTTCGAGGAGTTTATACATGATGACACAGATTACTACAGGTCTCGCCAAGCAACAGCGAACAGCAAAAATATGAATGCTAAGCCTAAAACGAAACCTCATAACAACGAAAAGG ATTATTACAAGAAAAAGACTGAGAAAGTTCTGGAAGATCTACAAAAACAACATTACTCTACTGTTGCGTACATCTGTACTATTAAG AAACGCCTGGGTACTTTAGACCTGGAGAAATGCGTGGAATTTGGAGTGAAACCAGGCCCAATGTTAGGACAATTAAAGAGTGGCCATGACGTAGTGTTGCCGGACGGACGACTGGTGCTGTCCAAGGACGTGAAGACGCCAGACGACCCCGGACCAGTGTTTATCG TGCTAGAAGTGCCAGAGCTGTCGTACCTGAACGAGTCGGAGTTTGCGGCGCACTTCGACAGTGACAAAAACCCGCCTGAGAACGTGCCCGCTCTCGTCGTGCATTACACGCCGCCACATGTCCTACAACATCCCAA GTATCGTGCCTTCATGGCAAAGTTTGGCACTTCAACACGCCACCTGATCCTCAACTCACAGAACTCTTGCCTGGGCTCTGAAGCGGTGCACCGAACTCAGCACAAACTGCACCTGTTGGATGCGGACATGTTCCCTATGTTACGCGACTTGAGCGTGCCCGCTCTATGGAACCCTAGTCCGTCTTTGCCGCAGACTGATAGCCCTATACGATTGAAGGGGTTAGAGGAACTGAAGAATAAG ATCGCCGCGGCTCAGTTCCAGAACCTCATTAGTGCGGAGGGCTCGTGCGGTGGCGACGCGGGCGTTTGCGCCGCGGACTCGCTTGCCAAGCTCGAGCTGATCGCGGGTCGGACGCTCACGATGTTCCATTTGAGGCCGAAGAAGCTACTTGATAG ATCAGCGGAGCCGAAACTCCACATCCAAGACTACCTCCAAGAGACGATGAACGCGGACGGCTTCGTGGAGAGCTTGGAGAAGTTCCGTAGCCTGGTGGACAGCATGCGCTACGCGAACAGCGGCGCCCAGAAGGAGTACCCCAAGGTCGTGTTCCTGGGGACCGGCTCCTGTATACCCAGCAAGACGAGGAATACTAGCGCTATTGTGGTACATGTTGA TGAAACCCGGTCTATGCTGTTAGACTGTGGTGAAGGAACATTCGGGCAGCTGGTGCGTTTCTACGGCCCCAAGCGCGTCAACACGTTCCTGAGGTCGCTCAGGGCTATCTACGTGTCTCATCTCCACGCTGACCACCATATCG GTCTTATCGGAGTTCTGCAGGCTCGACGGCAGGCGTTCGAAGAGTTAGAAGAGCAGACGCCAATAACACCGCTGTATCTTCTGGCTCCTGGTCAGATAGTCACGTGGCTCTCCATATACGACCACCAGTTCGAGCCCATCCGGGAAGAGTTCACCCTTATACCCAACCAGAGTTTG CTGGAGTCAAACACTGAATCCTCAAACGCAGAGCTAACGTCAGCAGTGTTAGCTAGTATAGGGGTGCAGGAAATACGCACGTGTCTGGTCTCGCACTGTCCTAACGCCTTCGGGGTTGCTATTCAGGTGGACCTCAATTACAAGCTCACTTACTCCGGCGATACTATACCTTGTGAAGAACTCGTTAAAATTG GTAAAGATTCCACCCTCTTGATTCACGAAGCGACGATGGAGGACGAATTGGCAGACGAGGCACGAACCAAAATGCACTCCACCACGTCACAGGCCATTGCCATTGGAAAGCAGATGGGCGCCAAATACACAGTCCTGACGCACTTCAGCCAAAGATACGCGAGGCTTCCGCGACTCAATTCCCACATTCTGAACGATAATAACAGCGTTGGGATTTCATTCGATAATATGCAG ATAACAACCAGCGACCTTGAGCTCCTCCCGCATATGTACGCGCCATTACAACTGATGTTCGCTGAACATTGCGTCGAGTTGGAACTGAAGGCGCAGAACCGCGCGCGGCAAAAGAAACGGCCAATTTCTCCTAGCATGCCCACTTCCGGTAGCATTCGAAACTATTCCACGCACACACAAACCACAGACAACGAAACGACTACAGATACTAACAAAACCATAGAAAATAGAATGACCGCAGACAATGACATGACCATAGACAATGTAATAACCACAGACATAAACATGAGCACAGATTCAAATGACATCACAGACAGTTCAAATGATACTCTCACAGATAAAATATTTGCAACAGATTCAAAcgaaaatcatagaaaaaataTTACAGATAATAATTGTGTTAGCTAG
- the RNaseZ gene encoding ribonuclease Z, mitochondrial isoform X2 — MYGKLSLFSRVVRIHSVRYYKKDTKKLLEFLASMPKPNSDRIAEAQRQRQTISKKSEKYGPSTVYLQVLGSGARGAPNTLYLFTDQKRYLFNCGEGTQRLAHEHKVKLSRLDHIFITNKTWRNIGGLPGLSLTLQDVGVPNITLHGPEGLDELYNATKRFVIMKEMSVKMAKCSSSEDFKDNVMTVKYVLMGPKGNIFQTDPKPAAKKPKLDDKTAAEFEEFIHDDTDYYRSRQATANSKNMNAKPKTKPHNNEKDYYKKKTEKVLEDLQKQHYSTVAYICTIKKRLGTLDLEKCVEFGVKPGPMLGQLKSGHDVVLPDGRLVLSKDVKTPDDPGPVFIVLEVPELSYLNESEFAAHFDSDKNPPENVPALVVHYTPPHVLQHPKYRAFMAKFGTSTRHLILNSQNSCLGSEAVHRTQHKLHLLDADMFPMLRDLSVPALWNPSPSLPQTDSPIRLKGLEELKNKFQNLISAEGSCGGDAGVCAADSLAKLELIAGRTLTMFHLRPKKLLDRSAEPKLHIQDYLQETMNADGFVESLEKFRSLVDSMRYANSGAQKEYPKVVFLGTGSCIPSKTRNTSAIVVHVDETRSMLLDCGEGTFGQLVRFYGPKRVNTFLRSLRAIYVSHLHADHHIGLIGVLQARRQAFEELEEQTPITPLYLLAPGQIVTWLSIYDHQFEPIREEFTLIPNQSLLESNTESSNAELTSAVLASIGVQEIRTCLVSHCPNAFGVAIQVDLNYKLTYSGDTIPCEELVKIGKDSTLLIHEATMEDELADEARTKMHSTTSQAIAIGKQMGAKYTVLTHFSQRYARLPRLNSHILNDNNSVGISFDNMQITTSDLELLPHMYAPLQLMFAEHCVELELKAQNRARQKKRPISPSMPTSGSIRNYSTHTQTTDNETTTDTNKTIENRMTADNDMTIDNVITTDINMSTDSNDITDSSNDTLTDKIFATDSNENHRKNITDNNCVS, encoded by the exons ATGTACGGTAAACTTAGTCTATTTAGCAGAGTAGTTAGAATACATAGCGTGCGCTATTACAAAAAAGACACTAAGAAGCTGTTGGAATTTCTAGCCAGTATGCCGAAGCCCAATTCTGACAGGATAGCGGAGGCCCAACGCCAGCGTCAGACTATTTCAAAAAAGTCTGAAAAGTACGGCCCCAGTACAGTGTACCTACAGGTATTAGGTTCCGGTGCCAGAGGAGCTCCCAACACTTTGTATCTGTTCACGGATCAAAAGAG GTACTTGTTTAACTGCGGAGAGGGTACTCAGAGGCTAGCACATGAACACAAAGTCAAGTTGTCACGACTTGATCACATCTTCATTACAAACAAGACCTGGAGAAACATTGGTGGTTTACCAGGCCTCTCGCTCACACTTCAAGATGTTGGTGTACCAAATATCACATTGCATGGACCAGAAGGATTG GATGAATTGTACAATGCAACAAAAAGGTTTGTGATAATGAAGGAGATGAGTGTCAAAATGGCAAAGTGCAGCAGCTCTGAGGACTTTAAAGACAACGTGATGACTGTCAAATATGTACTTAT GGGTCCCAAAGGCAATATCTTCCAAACAGACCCCAAGCCAGCAGCAAAGAAGCCCAAACTAGATGATAAGACAGCAGCTGAGTTCGAGGAGTTTATACATGATGACACAGATTACTACAGGTCTCGCCAAGCAACAGCGAACAGCAAAAATATGAATGCTAAGCCTAAAACGAAACCTCATAACAACGAAAAGG ATTATTACAAGAAAAAGACTGAGAAAGTTCTGGAAGATCTACAAAAACAACATTACTCTACTGTTGCGTACATCTGTACTATTAAG AAACGCCTGGGTACTTTAGACCTGGAGAAATGCGTGGAATTTGGAGTGAAACCAGGCCCAATGTTAGGACAATTAAAGAGTGGCCATGACGTAGTGTTGCCGGACGGACGACTGGTGCTGTCCAAGGACGTGAAGACGCCAGACGACCCCGGACCAGTGTTTATCG TGCTAGAAGTGCCAGAGCTGTCGTACCTGAACGAGTCGGAGTTTGCGGCGCACTTCGACAGTGACAAAAACCCGCCTGAGAACGTGCCCGCTCTCGTCGTGCATTACACGCCGCCACATGTCCTACAACATCCCAA GTATCGTGCCTTCATGGCAAAGTTTGGCACTTCAACACGCCACCTGATCCTCAACTCACAGAACTCTTGCCTGGGCTCTGAAGCGGTGCACCGAACTCAGCACAAACTGCACCTGTTGGATGCGGACATGTTCCCTATGTTACGCGACTTGAGCGTGCCCGCTCTATGGAACCCTAGTCCGTCTTTGCCGCAGACTGATAGCCCTATACGATTGAAGGGGTTAGAGGAACTGAAGAATAAG TTCCAGAACCTCATTAGTGCGGAGGGCTCGTGCGGTGGCGACGCGGGCGTTTGCGCCGCGGACTCGCTTGCCAAGCTCGAGCTGATCGCGGGTCGGACGCTCACGATGTTCCATTTGAGGCCGAAGAAGCTACTTGATAG ATCAGCGGAGCCGAAACTCCACATCCAAGACTACCTCCAAGAGACGATGAACGCGGACGGCTTCGTGGAGAGCTTGGAGAAGTTCCGTAGCCTGGTGGACAGCATGCGCTACGCGAACAGCGGCGCCCAGAAGGAGTACCCCAAGGTCGTGTTCCTGGGGACCGGCTCCTGTATACCCAGCAAGACGAGGAATACTAGCGCTATTGTGGTACATGTTGA TGAAACCCGGTCTATGCTGTTAGACTGTGGTGAAGGAACATTCGGGCAGCTGGTGCGTTTCTACGGCCCCAAGCGCGTCAACACGTTCCTGAGGTCGCTCAGGGCTATCTACGTGTCTCATCTCCACGCTGACCACCATATCG GTCTTATCGGAGTTCTGCAGGCTCGACGGCAGGCGTTCGAAGAGTTAGAAGAGCAGACGCCAATAACACCGCTGTATCTTCTGGCTCCTGGTCAGATAGTCACGTGGCTCTCCATATACGACCACCAGTTCGAGCCCATCCGGGAAGAGTTCACCCTTATACCCAACCAGAGTTTG CTGGAGTCAAACACTGAATCCTCAAACGCAGAGCTAACGTCAGCAGTGTTAGCTAGTATAGGGGTGCAGGAAATACGCACGTGTCTGGTCTCGCACTGTCCTAACGCCTTCGGGGTTGCTATTCAGGTGGACCTCAATTACAAGCTCACTTACTCCGGCGATACTATACCTTGTGAAGAACTCGTTAAAATTG GTAAAGATTCCACCCTCTTGATTCACGAAGCGACGATGGAGGACGAATTGGCAGACGAGGCACGAACCAAAATGCACTCCACCACGTCACAGGCCATTGCCATTGGAAAGCAGATGGGCGCCAAATACACAGTCCTGACGCACTTCAGCCAAAGATACGCGAGGCTTCCGCGACTCAATTCCCACATTCTGAACGATAATAACAGCGTTGGGATTTCATTCGATAATATGCAG ATAACAACCAGCGACCTTGAGCTCCTCCCGCATATGTACGCGCCATTACAACTGATGTTCGCTGAACATTGCGTCGAGTTGGAACTGAAGGCGCAGAACCGCGCGCGGCAAAAGAAACGGCCAATTTCTCCTAGCATGCCCACTTCCGGTAGCATTCGAAACTATTCCACGCACACACAAACCACAGACAACGAAACGACTACAGATACTAACAAAACCATAGAAAATAGAATGACCGCAGACAATGACATGACCATAGACAATGTAATAACCACAGACATAAACATGAGCACAGATTCAAATGACATCACAGACAGTTCAAATGATACTCTCACAGATAAAATATTTGCAACAGATTCAAAcgaaaatcatagaaaaaataTTACAGATAATAATTGTGTTAGCTAG
- the LOC138403186 gene encoding uncharacterized protein has protein sequence MDNETAIRLIEIYGSFNALWDTRRKEYHNNNLREDMWDEIAKNFEQPKAVLKTKMKSLLSSYRRERNREKTSNITGSGKFNLLFNDIDEMTISTPTANNNKMKYLYRNKAYKSFHFLHDRGNPIDTVDCGSSSQSHNTEQGATEQGATEQGATEQSATEQGTSELNTTNMNTASTIPTKRKPTKRTHEDPEYDAENKMLEDALEEMRKQSDNSNDLYVAFGMHVAAELRKYDPITLARVKHSINTIIFDADMACINQLNQSTIQENDERRPGYFTTRYTDISNTASSSDSSMGSGLTQLINDLNTENSL, from the exons ATGGATAACGAAACGGCAATTCGACTTATTGAAATATATGGTTCATTTAATGCATTATGGGACACCAGGCGCAAAGaatatcataacaataatttaagagAAGACATGTGGGATGAAATCGCAAAAAATTTCGAGCAACCGAAAGCAGTTCTAAAAACCAAAATGAAAAGTCTTTTAAGCTCATACAGAAGGGAGAGAAACAGAGAAAAAACGAGTAACATTACTGGTTCGGGTAAgtttaatcttttatttaatGATATTGATGAAATGACAATAAGTACTCCTACAGCAAACAATAACAAAATGAAGTACTTGT ATAGAAACAAGGCCTACAAGTCTTTCCACTTTTTGCATGATAGGGGTAATCCTATTGACACAGTG GATTGTGGCTCATCGTCGCAGTCACATAATACAGAACAAGGAGCTACAGAACAAGGCGCTACAGAACAAGGCGCTACAGAACAAAGCGCTACAGAACAAGGCACTTCAGAACTAAATACGACTAACATGAATACTGCATCTACGATTCCAACTAAAAGGAAGCCAACAAAGAGAACACACGAAGATCCGGAGTATGATGCCGAGAATAAAATGTTAGAAGATGCATTGGAAGAAATGCGAAAACAAAGCGATAACAGCAACGATTTATACGTTGCTTTTGGCATGCACGTAGCGGCAGAGTTGAGAAAATACGATCCCATAACCTTAGCAAGAGTAAAACATTCCATAAATACTATAATATTTGACGCTGATATGGCATGTATAAACCAACTCAATCAGTCTACAATTCAAGAAAACGATGAAAGAAGACCAGGTTATTTTACTACACGTTATACCGATATCTCCAATACGGCATCCTCTAGTGACTCTAGTATGGGATCCGGACTTACACAATTGATTAACGATTTGAatactgagaatagtttataa